The nucleotide sequence GCCGACCTCAAACACTTTAGACTTTTGTTGTGCTACAAAACAGCTCGCATTATTAAGAGCGGTTGCGCCCTTCTAGGCATCCAGGTGCCAGATCAGATGTAAGGCATCGATAGGCTTTTGGTTTTACTAGGTTATATTCACAATTCAATTTTCTGAATTTGCAAATCACCCTTTACACACCACAATTTAAAGACCAATGGGATCAATGCGTCCGCGAGTCTCATAGTGGTTGTTTCTTGCATGAGCGTGATTTTATGGAATATCACGCACATCGATTTGAAGATCATAGCCTAATGTTTTTTGATAACGATACATTTGTTGCTTGTTTTCCCGCGCACATCATTGACAAGAGTTTGAAAAGCCATAAAGGTTTGACTTATGGGAGTTTTCTGATTTCAACTTATGCTTGCCAGGCAAGCGATCATCCAAAATTTTATCGGGCGCTAACAAAAGAATTAATCGATTATGCCAAAGCAGAGGATTTAGCAATATTAAACCTCAAGCTGCCACCACAGTATTATAATCCGAATTTTAATGCGGAATGGTTGACTCTCAAAAACAACAGTTTTGAAACGAGCCAGGAATCTGTAGATCTAGTAGTGGATTTGACCCAAGAATGGCAACCTAGTCCCAAAAAAACGATTGGCTATCGCAACGGGAAGTTTGAAAAGTTGAGGTTGATGAAGGACGTTCATCTTAAAAATTTCTGGAGTGATTTATTAGAACCTCAATTAATGGCCAGACATCAAGCGAGACCGGTACACAGTATTGAGGAAATTGAATTGCTGCAACAGTTGTTTCCTGATCAAATCCTACAATATGGCGTTGAGGTTGATGATATGTTAGTTGCTGGTATCACTTTGTTTGATTTTGGCAACATTCTTAAGATTCAATATGCCGCCGCAAATAAGCAAGGCTTTGAGCACAACGCGATGGACTTTTTATACCTAGAAATCATAAAGGAAGCTAAAGAGCAGAAGAAAGAATTCGTCGACTTGGGAACTGTCAATCATCCAGATGGCAGCGTCAATAAAGGCCTTAAGAGATTCAAACAGCAATTAGGCGCCACAACCACCTCAGTTTTTGAATTAACTTTAAGCTTATGAATTTTTCCAAACGCAGTTTTCACTTCTCTGTATTTTCCATCATTCTAATGGTGGCCTTTCTCATTTTGTCCATGAGC is from Nonlabens sp. YIK11 and encodes:
- a CDS encoding GNAT family N-acetyltransferase, whose product is MQITLYTPQFKDQWDQCVRESHSGCFLHERDFMEYHAHRFEDHSLMFFDNDTFVACFPAHIIDKSLKSHKGLTYGSFLISTYACQASDHPKFYRALTKELIDYAKAEDLAILNLKLPPQYYNPNFNAEWLTLKNNSFETSQESVDLVVDLTQEWQPSPKKTIGYRNGKFEKLRLMKDVHLKNFWSDLLEPQLMARHQARPVHSIEEIELLQQLFPDQILQYGVEVDDMLVAGITLFDFGNILKIQYAAANKQGFEHNAMDFLYLEIIKEAKEQKKEFVDLGTVNHPDGSVNKGLKRFKQQLGATTTSVFELTLSL